A genomic segment from Glycine soja cultivar W05 chromosome 20, ASM419377v2, whole genome shotgun sequence encodes:
- the LOC114401636 gene encoding uncharacterized protein LOC114401636 isoform X2, which translates to MAFRSGSLSRSLMSTARASLRPAAPSSTLPRLRPPPLAAPRVQSRRFSMPASRNLGQLGCTHSLLPLGITCMTSHIAVSARACCELSHGMNGKDG; encoded by the exons ATGGCTTTTCGTTCAGGTTCTCTGTCTCGCTCCTTAATGTCTACAGCTAGGGCATCACTCCGACCGGCGGCGCCGTCGTCAACCCTTCCCCGCCTCCGTCCGCCACCACTCGCCGCCCCTCGCGTCCAGTCCCGCCGCTTTTCCATGCCTGCTTCCAG gAATTTGGGGCAATTAGGGTGCACACACTCGCTTTTACCTCTGGGCATAACCTGCATGACGTCACACATTGCTGTCAGTGCGCGTGCTTGCTGCGAGCTGTCCCATG GGATGAATGGAAAAGATGGGTGA
- the LOC114401636 gene encoding uncharacterized protein LOC114401636 isoform X3, with the protein MAFRSGSLSRSLMSTARASLRPAAPSSTLPRLRPPPLAAPRVQSRRFSMPASRNLGQLGCTHSLLPLGITCMTSHIAVSARACCELSHGDPDS; encoded by the exons ATGGCTTTTCGTTCAGGTTCTCTGTCTCGCTCCTTAATGTCTACAGCTAGGGCATCACTCCGACCGGCGGCGCCGTCGTCAACCCTTCCCCGCCTCCGTCCGCCACCACTCGCCGCCCCTCGCGTCCAGTCCCGCCGCTTTTCCATGCCTGCTTCCAG gAATTTGGGGCAATTAGGGTGCACACACTCGCTTTTACCTCTGGGCATAACCTGCATGACGTCACACATTGCTGTCAGTGCGCGTGCTTGCTGCGAGCTGTCCCATG GTGATCCTGATTCCTGA
- the LOC114401636 gene encoding uncharacterized protein LOC114401636 isoform X4 → MAFRSGSLSRSLMSTARASLRPAAPSSTLPRLRPPPLAAPRVQSRRFSMPASRNLGQLGCTHSLLPLGITCMTSHIAVSARACCELSHGT, encoded by the exons ATGGCTTTTCGTTCAGGTTCTCTGTCTCGCTCCTTAATGTCTACAGCTAGGGCATCACTCCGACCGGCGGCGCCGTCGTCAACCCTTCCCCGCCTCCGTCCGCCACCACTCGCCGCCCCTCGCGTCCAGTCCCGCCGCTTTTCCATGCCTGCTTCCAG gAATTTGGGGCAATTAGGGTGCACACACTCGCTTTTACCTCTGGGCATAACCTGCATGACGTCACACATTGCTGTCAGTGCGCGTGCTTGCTGCGAGCTGTCCCATG GTACGTGA
- the LOC114401636 gene encoding uncharacterized protein LOC114401636 isoform X1 yields MAFRSGSLSRSLMSTARASLRPAAPSSTLPRLRPPPLAAPRVQSRRFSMPASRNLGQLGCTHSLLPLGITCMTSHIAVSARACCELSHGTFRRSCQDR; encoded by the exons ATGGCTTTTCGTTCAGGTTCTCTGTCTCGCTCCTTAATGTCTACAGCTAGGGCATCACTCCGACCGGCGGCGCCGTCGTCAACCCTTCCCCGCCTCCGTCCGCCACCACTCGCCGCCCCTCGCGTCCAGTCCCGCCGCTTTTCCATGCCTGCTTCCAG gAATTTGGGGCAATTAGGGTGCACACACTCGCTTTTACCTCTGGGCATAACCTGCATGACGTCACACATTGCTGTCAGTGCGCGTGCTTGCTGCGAGCTGTCCCATGGTACCTTCCGTCGTTCTTGTCAAGATCGCTAG